The genomic interval TGGAGGCCACCACCGCCACCGACTGCGACGACATGACCGCCGCCACCTTCCCCGGCGCCCCGGAGACACCCGACGACGGAGTCGACCAGGACTGCAACGGCGCCGACACGATCACGTGCTTCGACGACGCCGACATGGACGGCTTCGGCACCGACACGGGGACCACCACCCTCGCCGACGAAGGCTCCTGCGACACCGAAGAGATGGAGTCGTCCGAGTCGACCGACTGCGACGACATGGCCGCCGCCACCTTCACCGGCGCCTCGGAGACCCCCGACGACGGAGTCGATCAGGACTGCAGCGGCGCCGACACGATCACGTGCTTCGTCGACGCGGACATGGACGGCTTCGGCACCGACGAGGGGACCACCACCCTCGCCGCCGACGGCTCCTGCGACGCCGAAGACATGGAGTCCTCCGACTCGACCGACTGCGACGACACCGCCGCGACCACCTTCCCGGGCGCGACCGATCCCCCCGACGACGGAGTCGACCAGGACTGCAGCGGCGACGACGCGGTCACCTGCTTCGTCGACGCCGACATGGACGGCTTCGGCACCGACGAGGGCACCACGACGGTCGCCGACGATGGATCGTGCGACGTGGAGGACATGGAGTCCTCCGACTCGACCGACTGTGACGACACCTCGGACACCGTCTTCCCGTCGGCCCCGGAGCTGCCCGGCGACGGCGTCGACCAGGACTGCGATGGGATGGACCTCCCCCTCGACGCCGGGCTGGCGGGAGACGGCGGCGTCGCGGCCTCGGACGGGGGAGACGGGGGCAGCGGTACGCCTGGCGTCTCCGGCGGCGCGTGCAGCTGCCGGGTCGGCGCGAGCTCGACCCCTCGCACCTCGCTGGGTTGGCTGCTCTTCGCCGCGGCCCTCGTCGCGGGCCGGCTTCGGCGCCGGCGAGCCAGCGCTCGCTGAGCGCTCGCGGCTCGTTCAGGCCGCTTCGATCAGCTCGACGCTCAGCCCGAGGTAGAGCGCCCGCTGCACCTGCTCGGCGTCCAGCCCGCTCTGCGCGTACTCGCGCGCGATGATCCCGGCGAGCGTCGCCCGCCCATCGACCGTGTCGATCACGCGCTCCCACTCGCCCGGCAGCCGGTAGCTCGCGAGGGTGGCGGGCGGCGCGGGGTTCTTGCGGAGCACCCGGCGCTGCACGGGGGTGAGCGCCGCCTTGACGTCCTTCGCGTCCGTCTGCATCGCCGCGTCGCGGAGCAGCTCGTGCTCGCCCTGCGGCAGCGGGAAGGTCTCCTCGTCGCACTGCTCGCCGCGCACGTATGCCCACTGCCCCGAGGTCCATCGGAAGGCCTCGAGGTAGCGGCTGCGCACCTGATCGGCGACCGCGCGGTAGAGCTCCATCGGGCGCAGGATGCCGAGGCCCACGAGCGCGTCGCCGAGCCGGCCGTCGTACTTGGGCAGCATCGCGAGCGCCATCTCCAGCTCCATGCGGAGGATGGTGCCCTGGGCCACGAGGTACTCGCCGAGCAGCTCGGCCTCGACGTTGGACGCGACGAAGTCGGGCCGTCCGTCGACGTAGTAGATGCGCTTTTGGCGCTCTCCGTCCCAGAGGTGCAGGACGCCCGTCTCGCGCCGCGAGGTGAGCTGGTGCGCCTGGCCGAGGAGGCGGCCGCCGTAGAGCACGCCGCGCCGGTTGGCTCCTCGCGGCGGGCCGCTCGGGCCCCACTGCAGCGCCTTGCTGCCGAGGTAGCGGCGCAGCTCCGGCATCCGCCCCGCGCTCTCGAAGTCGCCGGTGTCCTTGCGGACCTTCGTCCCGGGCTTCAGCGCGCCGGTGACGATTCGCCGCACCATCTCGCTGAAGGGGATGGGCCCCTCGCGCTCCCCGGTCGGGTGGCGCAGCTCGTAGGTCGTCGGCGGGTCGAGGGCGAGCCGGTCGAGCAGGGCCTTGGTGTTGTTCGGCGCCGACGCCTCCTCGTCGTCGATCTCGACCAGGAAGGTCGGCCGCGCGCCCGCCTCCTGCGCCTCGGCGTCGTGCTCCGACTTGGGCACCAGCTCGAGCCGCTCCATGAGCCGGGCGAGCTCCTGCGGACCACGCCCCAGCTCTCCGCGGCGCGCGAGCACCTCGCGGAGCGCGTAGGAGAGCTGCCGCGCGGTGGGGCGCTTCTCCGGGTCGCGCTCGAAGCACCACTGGAGCAAGCGCGTCACGTCCTTCGGGATGTGCCCGCCCGCGCGGCGCAGCACGGTGAGATCCACGTTGCGGATCTGGAGGAGGACGTCGAGGTCGGCCCCGGTCCCGAAGAGCGGCTCGGCGACGAGCATCTCGGCGAGCACGACGCCGAGGGTGAAGACGTCGCTCTTGGCGTCGACCTCGTCGCCGACGACCTGCTCTGGAGACATGTAACCGAGCTTGCCTCGGATGTGCCCGTCGTCGGTGCGCTGCGCGGTGGTGCGGCAGCGCGCGATGCCGAAGTCGGTGAGCTTCGCGTGGCCCTGCCGGTCGAGCAGCAGGTTCGCCGGGCTCACGTCCCGGTGCACGATGTTGAGCGGGTGACCGCTCTCGTCGCGGAGGGTGTGCGCGTAGGCGAGCGCGGCGGCCGCCTCGTGCGCGACGTGGAGCGCGGCGCCGAGCGGCACCGTCTCGCGGTGGCTGGCCACGGTGCGGAGCAGGCGACCGACGGTCGTGCCCTCCACCATCTCCATCGCCATGAAGAGGCTGCCGCCGTGCTCGCCGAAGTCGAAGACCTGCACGATGCCGGGGTGCGCGAGCCGCGCGGCGAGGCGCGCCTCGTCGATGAACATGCCGACGAACTCCGGGTCCCGCGCGTGCTGCGGCAGGATGCGCTTGAGCGCGACCCGCTTCTGGAAGCCGTGCGGCCCCTCTCGGTGCGCGACGAAGACCTCGGCCATCCCACCCGCGGCGAGGCGCTTTTCGATTCGGTAGGGGCCGAGGGAGTTGCGGTTCATGAGCTTCGGGGCGGTGGGCGGCCTGGGGACGGCGAGCGCACGTCCCCCGCGGTCGGACGGGGGCCCGTTAATCATAGCCTCCGTTCCGCCGTATGGAAATGACGGTCCTCGCCGGCGTGGGCGCCCTCCCTCCCCTCTTGGGTTACCGCGCCTTCGGGGACCGCCTCGTTTTCCAACGGCGGTCGAGAACTCCCGCAGCGCGGCCCGACCCGTGTATCATCGCCGTGCCCACCTCCGGACGTCGACCAGGAGATCGTTTCCCCCGATGGCTACGGCACGCTCGACATCGAGAAGCAGCAAAGACACCTACCTGGGCCGCGTCGTCGCGGGCCGGTACCGCCTCGAGGCGCTCCTCGGCGAAGGCGGCATGGGGGTCGTCTACCGCGCGCGGCACGTCCTGATCGACAGGGTCGTCGCGCTCAAGCTCATCCGCCCCGACCTGCGCGGAGAGACGCACCTGCGGGCGTGGATGCTGCGCGAGGCGCGCGCCGCCAACCGCGTCGATCACGCCCACATCGTCGAGATCCACGACGTCGGCGAGACCGAGGAGGGGGAGCTGTACCTGGTGATGGAGTACCTCACCGGGACGTCCCTCTCGAGTGAGATCGCCAAGGGGCAGATGCCCATCACGCGGGCGGTCGACATCCTCGAGCAGATGACGGCCGCGCTCTCTCGCGCCCACGACCTCGGCGTCGTGCACCGCGATCTGAAGAGCGACAACATCATGCTGACCACGCGCGGCGGCCGGCGCGACTTCGTGAAGATCCTCGACTTCGGCCTCGCGGCGCTCGCGCGCGACCCGCGCCTCGCTCCGAAGGGCGCCGTCTTCGGCACCCCGGAGTACATGTCGCCCGAGCAGGCGCGCGGAGACGACGCGGTCCCCACGAGCGATCTCTACGCGCTCGGCATCCTCTTCTTCGAGATGACGACGGGCCAGCTGCCCTTCCGATCGAGCGATCGCGACACGCTGCTCGAGATGCAGCGCTCGAGCCCGTCGCCGCGCCCGGTCACGCTCCGGCAGGATCTGCCCGACACGGCGGAGCGCATCATCCTGCGCCTGCTGGAGAAGGACCCGCGCCGCCGCTTCCGGGACGGCCATCACCTCTCCGAGCAGCTGAAGGCGCTCCAGCGCACGCTTCCGTCGACCACCTGGGAGGTGCAGCAGCAGGCCGAGCCGCCCGCCGCCGCGCCGCCGCCGCCGCCCGCGCCCACCCCGGGCGTGGTCGAGTGGAGCCGCCGCGCCGCGTACTTCGCGCGCATGGTCGCCCGCGCCTACCCGAACGGCCGCGCACCGGCCGACGTGCAGCAGGCCGCGGACCAGATGTGGGAGACGGCGGCGCGCGCGAGCCGACTCGAGGGCGAGCTGGCGAGCCACCAGAAGAAGCTCGAGGCGATCGAGCGCCGGGGCCGCGCGCTCCGCGC from Sandaracinaceae bacterium carries:
- a CDS encoding MopE-related protein, which codes for EATTATDCDDMTAATFPGAPETPDDGVDQDCNGADTITCFDDADMDGFGTDTGTTTLADEGSCDTEEMESSESTDCDDMAAATFTGASETPDDGVDQDCSGADTITCFVDADMDGFGTDEGTTTLAADGSCDAEDMESSDSTDCDDTAATTFPGATDPPDDGVDQDCSGDDAVTCFVDADMDGFGTDEGTTTVADDGSCDVEDMESSDSTDCDDTSDTVFPSAPELPGDGVDQDCDGMDLPLDAGLAGDGGVAASDGGDGGSGTPGVSGGACSCRVGASSTPRTSLGWLLFAAALVAGRLRRRRASAR
- a CDS encoding serine/threonine-protein kinase, giving the protein MNRNSLGPYRIEKRLAAGGMAEVFVAHREGPHGFQKRVALKRILPQHARDPEFVGMFIDEARLAARLAHPGIVQVFDFGEHGGSLFMAMEMVEGTTVGRLLRTVASHRETVPLGAALHVAHEAAAALAYAHTLRDESGHPLNIVHRDVSPANLLLDRQGHAKLTDFGIARCRTTAQRTDDGHIRGKLGYMSPEQVVGDEVDAKSDVFTLGVVLAEMLVAEPLFGTGADLDVLLQIRNVDLTVLRRAGGHIPKDVTRLLQWCFERDPEKRPTARQLSYALREVLARRGELGRGPQELARLMERLELVPKSEHDAEAQEAGARPTFLVEIDDEEASAPNNTKALLDRLALDPPTTYELRHPTGEREGPIPFSEMVRRIVTGALKPGTKVRKDTGDFESAGRMPELRRYLGSKALQWGPSGPPRGANRRGVLYGGRLLGQAHQLTSRRETGVLHLWDGERQKRIYYVDGRPDFVASNVEAELLGEYLVAQGTILRMELEMALAMLPKYDGRLGDALVGLGILRPMELYRAVADQVRSRYLEAFRWTSGQWAYVRGEQCDEETFPLPQGEHELLRDAAMQTDAKDVKAALTPVQRRVLRKNPAPPATLASYRLPGEWERVIDTVDGRATLAGIIAREYAQSGLDAEQVQRALYLGLSVELIEAA
- a CDS encoding protein kinase, whose amino-acid sequence is MATARSTSRSSKDTYLGRVVAGRYRLEALLGEGGMGVVYRARHVLIDRVVALKLIRPDLRGETHLRAWMLREARAANRVDHAHIVEIHDVGETEEGELYLVMEYLTGTSLSSEIAKGQMPITRAVDILEQMTAALSRAHDLGVVHRDLKSDNIMLTTRGGRRDFVKILDFGLAALARDPRLAPKGAVFGTPEYMSPEQARGDDAVPTSDLYALGILFFEMTTGQLPFRSSDRDTLLEMQRSSPSPRPVTLRQDLPDTAERIILRLLEKDPRRRFRDGHHLSEQLKALQRTLPSTTWEVQQQAEPPAAAPPPPPAPTPGVVEWSRRAAYFARMVARAYPNGRAPADVQQAADQMWETAARASRLEGELASHQKKLEAIERRGRALRAEIGRKVEELAEEESRTLRDAAAERERVSSLQQRLGEANQRWEAAHQRAIQAAAGSDGQTMRAAFEEVGGMRSRAQTLQEIIQENQQRVQTKENAAADLRRQIDELRAQLQRYSDALENDLSAGRERIATRVREALGYEKTFAQASEVLMTHLADRPECSELIEELRTEEARFNRRAEQSQVAPAAPPERLIKA